Proteins encoded in a region of the Methanobrevibacter millerae genome:
- a CDS encoding phosphopantetheine adenylyltransferase, whose product MSNKRYSKVAVGGTFDKFHDGHKKLLSTAFELGNRIEIGVTSDAFGGLKGEIDSCEERMNNLKLFFKDKSNFRVVSLDDPFGTTIYEADFDAIVVSEETEPTAMKINEIRLSKGMNPLDIIVVSFVLAEDGNPISSTRIRRGEIDKNGLII is encoded by the coding sequence ATGAGTAATAAAAGATATTCTAAGGTGGCTGTCGGCGGTACTTTCGATAAGTTCCATGATGGTCATAAAAAGTTATTATCTACTGCTTTTGAACTAGGTAATCGAATTGAGATTGGTGTAACATCCGATGCATTTGGTGGTTTGAAAGGAGAAATTGATTCATGTGAAGAGAGAATGAACAATTTGAAATTGTTTTTTAAAGATAAATCTAATTTTAGAGTAGTGTCATTAGATGATCCTTTTGGAACAACTATATATGAAGCTGATTTTGATGCAATTGTTGTAAGTGAAGAGACAGAACCTACTGCAATGAAAATTAATGAGATTAGATTATCTAAAGGAATGAATCCTCTTGATATTATTGTTGTTAGTTTTGTACTTGCCGAAGATGGAAATCCAATTTCGTCTACAAGAATTAGGCGTGGCGAAATAGATAAAAATGGATTAATCATTTAA
- a CDS encoding pyridoxal phosphate-dependent aminotransferase, whose amino-acid sequence MINPAKRTRTIELSQIRKMFEVTNPDAINLGIGEPDFDVPENIKKAMIESIHENDTHYTPNKGYIELREEIVNKFKKDNDIKTNPDNIIVTVGASEALYMCAQAFIEKGDEVLLPNPSFLSYEACVKLADGKVVPVECSMENEFKLQANDVEEKISENTKAIILNSPSNPTGAVMEKEDIKAIADLSVDKNFLIISDEIYEKIIYGKKHYSPAKWSDNVVTLNGFSKTYAMTGLRIGYLTANEELCEELLKIHQYNIACATTTSQKGALEALRGPQDEVIKMVKEFKKRRDLIVERLNGMGYKTVNAEGAFYVFPKIEDKNFVQKAAKAGVITVPGAAFGSNGEGHVRMSYANSYENIEKAMDILEEKIINE is encoded by the coding sequence ATGATTAACCCTGCAAAAAGAACAAGAACAATTGAATTATCCCAAATAAGAAAAATGTTTGAAGTAACCAATCCGGATGCAATTAACTTAGGAATTGGAGAACCAGATTTTGATGTACCTGAAAATATCAAAAAAGCAATGATTGAATCAATACATGAAAATGATACACATTACACTCCAAATAAAGGATATATTGAATTAAGAGAGGAAATTGTAAACAAATTCAAAAAAGACAATGATATAAAAACAAATCCTGACAATATAATTGTAACCGTCGGGGCAAGTGAAGCTCTCTATATGTGTGCTCAGGCATTTATAGAAAAAGGCGATGAAGTATTACTGCCTAATCCAAGTTTTTTATCATATGAAGCCTGCGTAAAATTAGCTGATGGAAAAGTAGTGCCTGTTGAATGCAGTATGGAAAATGAATTCAAACTACAGGCAAACGATGTTGAAGAAAAGATTAGTGAAAATACTAAAGCCATCATATTAAATTCACCATCTAATCCTACTGGAGCAGTAATGGAAAAAGAAGACATTAAAGCAATAGCAGATTTATCCGTGGATAAAAATTTCCTGATTATTTCTGATGAAATATATGAAAAAATAATATATGGCAAAAAACATTACTCTCCTGCCAAATGGAGTGACAATGTAGTGACTTTAAACGGTTTTTCAAAAACATATGCAATGACTGGGTTAAGAATAGGATATTTAACAGCAAATGAAGAGCTATGTGAAGAATTGCTTAAAATTCACCAATATAACATAGCATGTGCCACTACAACCTCACAAAAAGGAGCACTTGAAGCTTTAAGAGGACCTCAAGACGAAGTAATTAAAATGGTTAAAGAATTCAAAAAAAGAAGAGATTTAATTGTTGAAAGATTAAACGGAATGGGCTACAAAACAGTTAATGCAGAAGGAGCATTTTACGTATTTCCAAAAATTGAAGATAAAAACTTTGTTCAAAAAGCTGCAAAAGCAGGAGTTATCACAGTACCTGGGGCGGCATTCGGATCAAACGGTGAAGGCCATGTGAGAATGTCTTATGCAAACTCCTATGAAAATATTGAAAAAGCAATGGATATTCTTGAGGAGAAAATTATAAATGAATGA
- a CDS encoding transglutaminase domain-containing protein, with protein sequence MRVRGGKISNINKVIIFSIVFTVFLMIGSVSAIDSNVTIDDSNLLNENNKIVFSLQNLEVSSDDSIPETPSHDDNYSSDEDEGLFTSQYISDDELLVNDAQSTSLAGNDTELYFKNGTAYEVVLSDSEGTLLTNQSVIFNINGINYTRTTNDQGIASILINLNSGDYTIGALFAGTSSYESSSTTNIVKVLSTISGEDVEKYYRNDTQYYATFVDGQGALLNNTTVAFNINGVFYERKTNENGTAKLNINLNSGDYILTAINPINGEMCSNNITVLSTIAGDDVVKYYKNDTQYYATFVDNEGNLLTNTNVTFNINGVYYTRTTNDSGMAKLNINLNPDNYTITAINPINGEMHSNNIEVLPTISADDLNMIYRNSSFVAYVIDDEGNPLVGGNVTFNINGIFYTRVTGNDGDAHLNINLNVGNYTITSTTDNGLSVSNIITINKAKSIINGNDAHIILGTDRVYAVNLIGENNKSISNANVYFKYANLTQTAISDENGLAEIPVSNLSEGTYDIEIGFDGNWNYYSSNITKKFVVANSTVILSGNDISMVYNDGSRFNVTLTDLDSKPLVNETITFTINGMSYNRTTNDGGVAGLSINLIPGTYEIFYSYSNVDSVDYNDGTNTIVVDKMFAEFIADDLAKNYSESASFVATLVDKNSTPIANTVVSFTINGVSYNRTTNESGVAKLNVGLPVGYYEITTSLDNVFYSAKTISNHILVNGTIFEADDLDIIVGTTGYFSVTLLDAYYNPISNVSIQFNYADLTVNNITDSDGIATIEINGLNKGLYPITYSYDNESNVGLSFINVVGTISLNDLISAANSVNQYIEVNAALPSNVLIGEDTFSTAQYLYLISEAIIGISNGDYSDLYVFDVSDPDSPGSASNMGSLSEYVALASSVFVSMTDGVTPNSVDTSIGTIGYDGIVYALTRVIVYYGLNNNLPSSVSIKSLKLYEPQSSLDKKNTITDLTPYLSSSTNCQVTNAQIVALANSLTQGLTNSVDKAKAIYNYVRDQISYSFYYDTHYGAVGTLNAGTGNCVDQAHLSIALYRAAGLPARYVHGTCVFSSGSTYGHVWAQVLIGDTWIVSDSTSTRNSFDNVVNWNNYNYSLNGYYSSISF encoded by the coding sequence ATGAGAGTAAGAGGTGGAAAAATTTCTAATATAAATAAAGTAATAATTTTTTCTATTGTTTTCACAGTCTTTTTAATGATAGGTTCTGTTTCAGCAATAGATTCAAATGTTACTATAGATGATTCAAATTTATTAAATGAAAATAATAAAATTGTTTTTTCTTTACAAAATTTAGAAGTTTCTAGTGATGATTCTATCCCAGAGACACCTTCTCATGATGATAATTATTCTTCTGATGAAGATGAGGGGTTATTTACATCCCAATATATCTCTGATGATGAACTTTTGGTTAATGATGCTCAATCAACTTCATTAGCTGGAAATGATACTGAATTATACTTTAAAAATGGAACTGCATATGAAGTTGTTTTATCTGATAGTGAAGGTACTTTATTGACTAATCAAAGTGTAATTTTTAATATTAATGGAATTAATTATACAAGAACTACTAATGATCAAGGAATTGCTTCAATTTTAATAAATTTAAATTCCGGAGATTATACTATTGGTGCTTTATTTGCAGGAACAAGTAGCTATGAATCTTCTTCTACTACAAATATAGTTAAAGTATTATCTACAATTTCAGGAGAAGATGTTGAGAAATATTATAGAAATGATACTCAGTATTATGCTACATTTGTTGATGGTCAAGGAGCTCTTTTAAACAATACCACTGTTGCATTTAATATAAATGGTGTGTTTTATGAAAGAAAGACTAATGAGAATGGAACAGCTAAATTAAATATTAATCTTAATTCTGGAGATTATATTTTGACTGCTATTAATCCAATTAATGGTGAAATGTGTTCTAATAATATTACTGTATTAAGTACTATTGCTGGTGATGATGTAGTTAAGTATTATAAAAATGATACTCAGTATTATGCTACATTTGTTGATAATGAGGGTAATCTATTGACTAACACTAATGTAACATTTAATATTAATGGTGTTTATTACACTCGTACTACTAATGATAGTGGTATGGCTAAATTGAATATTAATCTTAATCCAGATAATTATACTATTACTGCTATTAATCCAATTAATGGTGAAATGCATTCTAATAATATAGAGGTATTGCCTACTATATCTGCAGATGATTTAAACATGATTTATAGGAATAGTTCATTTGTTGCATATGTTATTGATGATGAAGGTAATCCTTTAGTTGGTGGTAATGTAACATTCAATATTAATGGTATATTCTATACTCGTGTAACTGGCAATGATGGGGATGCTCACTTAAATATTAATCTTAATGTAGGTAACTATACTATTACATCTACTACTGATAATGGTTTATCAGTATCTAATATTATAACTATTAATAAAGCTAAGTCTATTATTAATGGTAATGATGCACACATTATTCTTGGTACCGATAGGGTTTATGCTGTAAACTTGATTGGAGAAAATAATAAGAGTATTAGCAATGCTAATGTATACTTCAAGTATGCTAATTTAACTCAAACTGCTATAAGTGATGAAAATGGTTTAGCAGAAATTCCTGTTTCAAATCTTTCAGAAGGTACTTATGATATTGAAATTGGATTTGACGGAAATTGGAATTATTATTCTTCCAATATAACTAAAAAATTTGTGGTTGCTAATTCTACAGTAATACTATCTGGTAATGATATAAGTATGGTCTATAATGATGGTTCTAGATTCAATGTTACTTTAACTGACTTGGATTCAAAACCATTAGTCAATGAGACTATTACATTTACTATTAACGGAATGAGTTATAATCGTACTACTAATGATGGTGGTGTGGCTGGCTTATCAATTAATTTAATTCCGGGCACTTATGAAATATTTTATAGTTATTCAAATGTTGATTCTGTTGATTATAATGATGGAACTAACACTATTGTTGTAGATAAAATGTTTGCTGAATTTATTGCAGATGATCTTGCAAAAAATTATTCTGAATCAGCTAGCTTTGTTGCAACTTTGGTTGATAAAAATAGTACTCCTATAGCAAATACCGTAGTTTCATTTACAATTAACGGTGTTTCTTACAATAGAACGACTAATGAGTCTGGTGTAGCTAAATTGAATGTTGGTCTTCCTGTAGGGTATTATGAAATAACTACTTCCTTGGATAATGTATTTTATTCAGCAAAAACCATTTCTAATCATATTTTAGTTAATGGTACTATATTCGAAGCTGACGATTTGGATATAATTGTGGGAACTACAGGCTATTTCTCAGTCACATTATTGGATGCATATTATAATCCAATTTCAAATGTATCTATTCAGTTCAATTACGCTGATTTAACAGTAAATAATATAACTGATTCTGATGGTATAGCCACTATTGAAATCAATGGTTTAAATAAAGGTTTATATCCTATTACTTATAGTTATGATAATGAATCAAATGTGGGTTTATCATTTATTAATGTGGTAGGAACCATATCTCTCAATGATTTAATCAGTGCTGCAAATTCTGTAAATCAATATATTGAAGTTAATGCGGCATTGCCAAGCAATGTTTTGATTGGTGAAGATACATTTTCCACTGCACAATATCTATATTTAATTTCCGAAGCTATAATTGGCATATCAAATGGTGATTATTCTGATTTATATGTCTTTGATGTTTCCGATCCAGATTCTCCTGGTTCTGCATCAAATATGGGTAGTTTAAGTGAATATGTTGCTCTTGCAAGTTCAGTATTTGTTAGCATGACGGATGGTGTAACGCCTAATTCTGTTGATACTAGCATTGGTACTATAGGTTATGATGGTATTGTTTACGCGTTAACTAGGGTTATTGTATATTATGGTTTAAATAATAATTTGCCTTCATCCGTATCTATTAAATCTCTAAAATTATATGAACCTCAAAGTTCACTCGATAAGAAAAATACGATTACAGATTTAACACCGTACTTATCCAGTTCAACCAATTGTCAGGTTACTAATGCTCAAATTGTTGCTCTTGCAAATAGTTTAACTCAAGGATTAACTAATTCAGTTGATAAAGCTAAAGCTATCTATAATTATGTAAGAGATCAAATATCATATAGTTTCTATTATGACACTCATTATGGTGCGGTAGGTACATTAAATGCAGGAACTGGGAATTGTGTAGACCAAGCGCATTTGTCTATCGCTTTATACAGAGCAGCAGGCCTCCCTGCTAGATATGTCCATGGAACATGTGTATTTAGTAGTGGTAGTACATACGGTCATGTATGGGCTCAAGTATTAATCGGTGACACTTGGATTGTTAGTGATTCAACAAGTACTAGAAACTCATTTGATAATGTTGTTAATTGGAATAACTATAATTATTCACTTAATGGATACTATTCCAGTATTTCATTCTAA
- a CDS encoding DUF2096 domain-containing protein, whose protein sequence is MSLPSEQNWLILNNLITDLHKKGYEIPKGINPEMGLIRSSISSYKKDPSHPDLINGLAKAEMSLNSIQGTILSIAENEGEEYVDHWLDLFKRAMKGEEVFEFPKSRSTFLVNTPPGLTTGRINLKVPLAEERVQEIAEWNGLIIEFDDDVTVALHGDKPDLQVGLKEMGSFFLEE, encoded by the coding sequence ATGAGTTTACCCTCCGAACAGAATTGGTTAATTCTTAATAATCTAATTACGGATTTACATAAAAAGGGATATGAAATTCCTAAAGGAATTAACCCTGAGATGGGATTGATTAGATCTTCAATTAGTTCATATAAGAAAGATCCTTCTCATCCTGATTTGATTAATGGTTTGGCAAAAGCAGAAATGTCTTTAAATAGTATTCAAGGAACAATATTGTCCATTGCAGAAAATGAGGGAGAGGAATATGTTGACCATTGGCTTGATTTATTTAAACGGGCAATGAAAGGTGAGGAAGTATTTGAATTTCCTAAGTCACGTTCAACATTTTTGGTCAATACTCCTCCTGGCCTAACAACAGGTAGAATAAATTTAAAAGTTCCATTAGCTGAAGAAAGAGTTCAGGAAATTGCTGAATGGAATGGACTTATCATAGAATTTGATGATGATGTTACTGTTGCATTGCATGGTGATAAACCTGATTTACAAGTGGGTTTAAAAGAAATGGGTTCTTTCTTTTTAGAAGAATAA
- a CDS encoding DUF749 domain-containing protein: MFVATLDGIFKYSDLPEEYEPYVQFKATIDKRELNDDDEIAILNIAGTSTHHVLFLDSYNNTREIEKELKEADAKINHTTLKIIGGHL; the protein is encoded by the coding sequence ATGTTTGTAGCAACATTAGATGGTATATTTAAATATAGTGACCTTCCGGAAGAATATGAACCTTATGTTCAATTTAAAGCAACTATTGATAAAAGAGAGCTTAATGATGATGATGAAATAGCTATTTTAAACATTGCTGGAACTTCTACTCATCATGTATTATTCTTAGACTCATACAATAATACTAGAGAAATAGAAAAAGAATTAAAAGAAGCAGATGCTAAAATAAACCACACTACTTTAAAAATTATAGGTGGACATTTATGA
- a CDS encoding cation diffusion facilitator family transporter, whose protein sequence is MNESREKAGQKAAFVAILSNCFLTVFNILIGTMSGSYALVAEGIHTLSDVATSIIAYIGFKIGQRPADDKHHYGHGRAEAISGLVIVLFLTIVGYEIIDTAIDKLLDPSLITTPDIYAALMAIFGIFINLAISKYIINIGKKINSPAIVADGEHQKTDIYSSIAILIGVIVSNMGFPILDPIIGLIIGLIILKTAYTIGKENIDNIMGKVPDDRLIRKIEKIVHKTPNAHEAHNIKIDNYGSYSVVSLHVKVDGDMTVNEAHKIVHEIEQNIQNKLPAVKSVSVHTCPLGLEYKHEQKIDKK, encoded by the coding sequence ATGAATGAATCCCGAGAAAAAGCAGGTCAAAAAGCAGCATTTGTAGCGATATTATCTAATTGCTTTTTAACCGTTTTTAATATCCTTATTGGAACAATGAGTGGAAGTTATGCATTAGTTGCTGAAGGAATCCACACATTATCCGATGTTGCAACATCAATTATAGCATATATTGGATTTAAAATAGGACAACGTCCTGCTGATGATAAACACCACTACGGCCATGGACGTGCTGAAGCCATAAGTGGACTGGTTATAGTTTTATTTTTAACAATTGTTGGATATGAAATCATAGATACTGCAATAGACAAACTTTTGGATCCCAGTTTAATTACTACACCAGACATATATGCAGCATTGATGGCTATTTTTGGAATATTCATCAATTTAGCAATTAGTAAATATATTATAAATATTGGTAAAAAAATTAACAGCCCCGCTATTGTAGCTGATGGAGAACACCAAAAAACAGATATTTATTCATCAATTGCAATATTAATCGGAGTTATTGTATCAAATATGGGTTTTCCAATTTTAGACCCAATTATTGGATTGATAATTGGTCTTATAATATTAAAAACAGCATATACCATAGGTAAAGAAAATATCGACAACATAATGGGAAAAGTACCAGACGATAGATTAATAAGAAAAATTGAAAAAATTGTTCATAAAACCCCAAATGCCCATGAAGCACATAATATTAAAATAGATAACTACGGGTCTTATTCCGTTGTTAGTTTGCATGTTAAAGTTGATGGGGATATGACTGTTAACGAAGCACATAAAATTGTTCATGAAATAGAACAGAACATTCAAAATAAACTACCCGCCGTCAAATCAGTGTCAGTTCATACATGTCCTTTAGGATTAGAATATAAACATGAACAAAAAATAGATAAAAAATAA
- a CDS encoding 2-phosphoglycerate kinase has product MIWVIGNVDGNSYKEPFSKGILARSLRVSSIGLNQAYEIANDIENNLIERGISEISVDELAKTIARYLDTVDSGFSKKYERWRTVRKSEEPLIILIGGASGVGTSSMAFELANRLGLKNIISTDMIREVMRKIISKELNPVIHKSSFDAYESIRTPAIRVDAIIEGFISHVDVVNVGIEAIIERSIKEGISIIVEGVHVVPGFIREDLLNQGNVMMFTLIVEDEEMHKQRFYTRCRQPWVKRSLEHYMDNFSTIRKTQNFLIEQANIHHNPIINNVDFRQTIDSMVDEIIDKFGGESNDGTKSI; this is encoded by the coding sequence ATGATTTGGGTAATTGGTAATGTTGATGGGAATTCTTATAAAGAACCTTTTTCCAAAGGAATTTTAGCTCGTTCATTGAGAGTTTCCAGTATTGGTCTAAATCAGGCGTATGAAATTGCTAATGATATTGAAAATAATCTTATTGAAAGAGGTATTAGTGAAATATCTGTTGATGAATTGGCTAAAACTATTGCAAGATACTTAGATACAGTTGATTCAGGTTTTTCTAAAAAGTATGAGCGATGGAGGACGGTTAGAAAATCTGAAGAACCTTTAATTATTTTGATTGGCGGAGCTTCTGGTGTTGGAACGTCATCCATGGCATTTGAACTTGCAAATCGTTTGGGATTAAAAAATATTATAAGTACCGATATGATTAGGGAAGTCATGCGTAAGATAATTTCAAAGGAACTGAATCCAGTTATACACAAATCCAGTTTTGATGCATATGAAAGTATAAGGACTCCTGCAATTCGTGTAGATGCAATTATTGAAGGATTCATAAGTCATGTGGATGTTGTAAATGTAGGTATCGAAGCAATTATTGAAAGGTCTATTAAAGAGGGAATTAGTATTATTGTAGAGGGAGTTCATGTAGTTCCAGGATTTATTAGGGAAGATTTACTTAATCAGGGTAATGTGATGATGTTTACATTAATTGTTGAGGATGAGGAAATGCATAAACAGAGATTTTATACTCGATGTAGGCAACCTTGGGTAAAAAGATCTCTTGAACATTACATGGATAATTTTTCTACAATTAGGAAAACTCAAAATTTTTTAATTGAACAGGCTAATATTCATCATAATCCTATTATAAATAATGTTGATTTTAGGCAAACCATTGATTCAATGGTTGATGAGATTATAGATAAATTTGGAGGTGAAAGCAATGATGGAACAAAAAGTATCTGA
- a CDS encoding CBS domain-containing protein, translating into MMEQKVSEIMTRDVITTTPETDVVYAFEKLMQYKISSLPVVDGEKIIGIITATDVGHNLILDKYELGTKVEEIMVKDVVTISPDDTLETAIDVMKEAIPGSGILNQIPIVEDGKLVGIISDGDIIQEVF; encoded by the coding sequence ATGATGGAACAAAAAGTATCTGAAATAATGACTCGTGATGTCATAACAACTACTCCTGAAACTGATGTTGTATATGCTTTTGAAAAATTAATGCAATATAAAATTAGTTCTCTTCCAGTTGTTGATGGTGAAAAGATTATTGGTATTATTACTGCTACTGATGTTGGCCATAATTTAATATTGGACAAATATGAATTAGGAACTAAAGTTGAAGAAATCATGGTTAAAGATGTAGTAACCATATCTCCAGATGATACCTTAGAAACAGCTATTGATGTCATGAAAGAAGCTATTCCGGGTTCTGGAATATTAAATCAAATACCAATTGTTGAAGATGGAAAATTGGTGGGTATTATTTCTGATGGGGATATTATTCAAGAGGTATTCTAA
- a CDS encoding metallophosphoesterase — MKILAISDIHGEENENLYKYLENNDIDLVIILGDITNFGPLEFVGEFIGKIFDYDCDVIAIPGNCDPTGICKAIGESGAFCLHNEIIGYGDAILFGYGGSNPTPFDTPGEIEDLKIYGDVFELMANYDYVYNKDVPKVRILVTHAPPFNTDADLTSGGDHVGSSGILKSIHEFEPEINICGHIHEAKSLSKIGITTDVANPGMLKDNGAVLIDIADGSNYDINIIQLDE; from the coding sequence ATGAAAATTTTAGCTATTAGTGATATTCACGGTGAAGAAAACGAAAATTTATATAAATATTTAGAAAATAATGACATTGATTTGGTTATAATTCTTGGTGATATTACAAATTTCGGACCTTTAGAATTTGTTGGAGAATTCATTGGAAAAATATTTGATTATGATTGTGATGTAATTGCAATCCCGGGTAATTGTGATCCTACGGGAATTTGTAAAGCAATCGGTGAATCTGGAGCATTTTGTTTACATAATGAAATTATTGGTTATGGAGATGCTATTTTATTTGGATATGGTGGATCTAATCCTACACCATTTGATACTCCTGGTGAAATAGAAGATTTAAAAATATATGGGGATGTTTTTGAGTTAATGGCTAATTATGATTATGTATACAATAAGGATGTTCCTAAGGTTAGGATTCTTGTAACTCATGCACCGCCATTTAATACAGATGCTGATTTAACTTCTGGTGGTGACCATGTTGGCAGTTCAGGAATTTTAAAATCAATCCACGAGTTTGAACCTGAAATAAATATTTGTGGCCATATACATGAAGCTAAGTCTCTTAGTAAAATAGGCATAACTACAGATGTAGCTAATCCTGGAATGTTGAAGGATAACGGTGCAGTTTTAATAGATATTGCTGATGGTTCAAATTATGATATTAATATTATTCAATTAGATGAATAA
- the hdrB gene encoding CoB--CoM heterodisulfide reductase subunit B produces the protein MEIAYFLGCIMPNRYPGIEKATRILFDALDIELKDMEGASCCPAPGVFGSFDEETWATIAARNLTLAEDMGADIMTECNGCFGSLFEANHMLKDNEEKRAKINENLAEIGKEFKGTTNVKHLAQILRDDVGYEKLASLIEKPLDLNVAVHYGCHFLKPTEEIGIEEQAENPQILDDLVEITGAKSVDYKDKMMCCGAGGGLRARDIDVTASYTKEKLDHMSEAGVDAIIDVCPFCHMQFDQGQTEVNERYGTDFAIPVFHLAQLYGLAMGLSSDELTLDAQKIDAAPALAKALGENAK, from the coding sequence ATGGAAATCGCATATTTCTTAGGTTGTATCATGCCTAACCGTTATCCAGGTATTGAAAAAGCAACCCGTATATTATTTGACGCATTAGATATTGAATTAAAAGATATGGAAGGAGCTTCCTGTTGTCCTGCTCCTGGTGTATTCGGTTCTTTCGATGAAGAAACTTGGGCTACCATTGCTGCACGTAACTTAACTCTTGCAGAAGATATGGGTGCTGACATCATGACTGAATGTAACGGATGTTTCGGTTCATTATTTGAAGCTAACCACATGTTAAAAGACAACGAAGAAAAAAGAGCTAAAATTAATGAAAACTTAGCTGAAATTGGTAAAGAGTTCAAAGGAACTACTAACGTAAAACACTTAGCTCAAATCTTAAGAGACGATGTTGGATACGAAAAATTAGCATCCCTCATTGAAAAACCTTTAGATTTAAACGTTGCAGTTCACTACGGATGCCACTTCTTAAAACCTACTGAAGAAATAGGTATCGAAGAACAAGCTGAAAACCCACAAATCTTAGACGACCTTGTAGAAATCACTGGTGCAAAATCTGTCGATTACAAAGACAAAATGATGTGCTGTGGTGCAGGTGGAGGTTTAAGGGCTAGAGATATTGATGTAACTGCAAGTTACACCAAAGAAAAACTCGACCACATGTCTGAAGCTGGCGTAGATGCTATTATTGATGTATGTCCTTTCTGTCACATGCAATTCGATCAAGGACAAACTGAAGTTAACGAAAGATACGGAACTGACTTTGCAATTCCTGTATTCCACTTAGCTCAATTATACGGATTAGCTATGGGATTATCTTCTGATGAATTAACTTTAGACGCACAAAAAATTGATGCAGCACCTGCTTTAGCTAAAGCTTTAGGTGAAAACGCTAAATAA
- a CDS encoding 4Fe-4S binding protein produces MAVKIDSDVCGHIENCPVQGLCIKLCEQGAIIEEDGDVKIVPENCDDCDLCIQNCPNQAISKA; encoded by the coding sequence ATGGCAGTTAAAATAGATTCTGATGTTTGTGGACATATTGAAAATTGTCCAGTTCAAGGTTTATGCATTAAACTTTGTGAACAAGGAGCAATCATAGAAGAGGATGGGGATGTTAAAATTGTCCCTGAAAATTGTGATGATTGTGACTTATGTATTCAGAATTGTCCTAACCAAGCTATATCAAAAGCCTGA